A stretch of Cucumis sativus cultivar 9930 chromosome 2, Cucumber_9930_V3, whole genome shotgun sequence DNA encodes these proteins:
- the LOC101223134 gene encoding inositol-tetrakisphosphate 1-kinase 1 yields MASNSPSSNRLRVGYAFPPNKERNVIRPSLIDYAKLHSVDLVRIDLQTPLLHQGPFHCIIHKLYDDAWAENLQEFASKNPDVVVVDRPDLISKLYNRVSMLDVVSQVKVSDSDVKIEVPKQILVKQEDEAIDSIMKLELKFPVIAKPMESDGSAKSHEMSLVFNRRGLKDLNKPVLVQEFVNHGGVMFKIYVAGDQSMCVKRKSLPDVEETEEELEKKTEGAMKFSQISRAEEKSEKCNGEAKKEDEEEIEMPPEKIVREVSRGLKEAMGIRLFNFDMIRDRNNGRYYVIDINYLPGFAVLPEYEPFLTKFFKEVREKKVDVDEVASATENDKQNPRCCSCFH; encoded by the coding sequence ATGGCTTCTAATTCTCCTTCTTCAAATCGCCTTCGTGTAGGTTACGCTTTTCCCCCAAACAAAGAGCGCAATGTAATTCGGCCATCTCTAATCGACTACGCCAAGTTACATAGCGTCGACCTCGTTCGTATCGACCTCCAAACGCCGCTCCTCCACCAAGGTCCATTCCACTGCATCATTCACAAACTCTACGACGATGCTTGGGCAGAGAATCTCCAAGAATTCGCCTCCAAGAATCCTGACGTCGTCGTCGTAGATCGGCCAGACCTGATCTCTAAGCTCTACAACAGAGTCTCCATGCTCGATGTAGTGAGCCAGGTGAAGGTTTCGGACTCTGACGTAAAAATCGAGGTGCCGAAACAGATACTTGTGAAACAGGAGGATGAAGCAATCGATTCGATTATGAAATTAGAGTTGAAATTTCCAGTGATTGCTAAGCCGATGGAGTCAGATGGAAGTGCAAAATCGCACGAAATGTCTCTAGTCTTCAACCGACGAGGATTGAAGGATTTGAACAAGCCCGTACTTGTACAGGAATTTGTGAACCACGGCGGAGTAATGTTCAAAATCTACGTTGCAGGAGATCAATCGATGTGTGTTAAGCGGAAATCGCTGCCGGATGTTGAGGAGACAGAGGAAGAACTAGAGAAGAAGACGGAGGGCGCGATGAAGTTTTCGCAGATATCTAGAGCAGAGGAGAAGAGTGAGAAATGCAACGGGGAGGCGAAGAAGGAGGATGAGGAAGAGATTGAAATGCCGCCGGAGAAGATAGTGAGGGAGGTATCGAGAGGGTTGAAGGAAGCGATGGGGATTAGGCTGTTCAATTTTGACATGATAAGAGATAGAAATAATGGAAGGTATTATGTGATAGATATAAATTACTTACCAGGATTTGCAGTTCTGCCGGAGTACGAGCCGTTTCTGACGAAATTCTTCAAGGAAGTTAGGGAGAAGAAGGTGGATGTGGATGAGGTGGCGTCCGCCACTGAAAACGATAAACAAAACCCACGGTGCTGCAGCTGTTTCCATTGA